One [Clostridium] saccharolyticum WM1 DNA segment encodes these proteins:
- a CDS encoding rubredoxin-like domain-containing protein, with protein sequence MCGFVYIGDDVPAICPVCKVPSLKITQIPKGVA encoded by the coding sequence ATCTGTGGTTTTGTCTACATAGGCGATGATGTACCAGCTATCTGCCCTGTATGCAAAGTACCAAGTCTAAAGATTACACAAATACCAAAGGGGGTGGCATAA
- the thrS gene encoding threonine--tRNA ligase encodes MKIQLKDGAVRNYEKPITVIKITKELSEGLARVACAGEVNGNLVDLRYEINEDSSLSILTFEDEKGKSSFRHTTSHILAQAIKRLYPGAKLAIGPAIEDGFYYDFDFEKAISNDDLSAIENEMKKIVKENFEIKRFTLNRDEAIAFMKKRGEDYKVQLINDLPKDEEISFYEQGDFVDLCAGPHLLSTKYVKAFKLTSVAGAYWRGNEKNKMLTRIYGTSFPKSSELEEYLTRMEEAKKRDHRKLGKELGLFTLMDEGPGFPFFLPKGMILKNLLIDYWRKIHERERYVEISTPMMLSRKLWETSGHWDHYKDNMYTTKIDEEDFAIKPMNCPGGLLVYKSVPHSYRELPIRMGELGLVHRHEKSGALHGLMRVRCFTQDDAHIYMTQEQITDEIKGVVRLIDEVYSKFGFKYHVELSTKPENSIGSEADWEIATCGLRKALDELQMNYVVNEGDGAFYGPKIDFHLEDSIGRTWQCGTIQLDFQLPQRFEAEYIGADGEKHRPIMIHRVVFGSIERFIGILIEHFAGKFPVWLAPVQIKILPISEKFSTYSKEVLMKLKKADIRCEMDERDEKIGYKIREAQLEKVPYMLILGEKEAETGMLSVRSREQGDIGIMSIEKIIDLIKSDR; translated from the coding sequence ATGAAAATTCAACTAAAAGATGGTGCGGTAAGAAATTATGAGAAACCTATTACTGTAATTAAAATTACTAAAGAATTAAGCGAAGGATTAGCGCGGGTAGCATGTGCCGGTGAGGTTAATGGTAATTTGGTAGATTTAAGATATGAAATTAATGAAGACAGTAGCCTTTCTATACTAACATTTGAAGATGAAAAGGGAAAATCATCGTTCCGGCATACAACTTCACACATTTTGGCTCAAGCAATAAAAAGGCTGTATCCGGGTGCAAAGCTAGCGATAGGACCGGCGATAGAAGACGGATTTTACTACGATTTTGATTTTGAAAAAGCAATTAGCAATGATGACTTATCTGCTATTGAGAACGAAATGAAGAAAATCGTGAAAGAAAATTTTGAGATTAAAAGATTTACGTTAAATAGAGATGAAGCGATCGCCTTTATGAAGAAAAGAGGAGAAGATTATAAAGTCCAGTTGATTAATGATTTACCGAAAGATGAGGAAATCAGCTTTTACGAACAGGGAGACTTTGTTGATTTGTGTGCAGGGCCTCATTTGTTAAGTACTAAATATGTTAAGGCTTTCAAACTGACGTCAGTTGCAGGTGCCTATTGGCGCGGTAATGAAAAAAATAAAATGCTGACTAGAATTTATGGTACATCATTTCCAAAGAGCTCAGAATTAGAAGAATATTTAACAAGAATGGAAGAAGCAAAAAAACGTGATCATAGAAAATTGGGTAAAGAGCTGGGGTTATTTACTTTGATGGATGAAGGACCGGGATTTCCGTTTTTTCTTCCAAAAGGAATGATACTGAAAAACCTTCTAATAGATTACTGGAGAAAAATACATGAGCGTGAAAGATATGTAGAAATTTCAACTCCTATGATGCTAAGCAGAAAACTGTGGGAAACCTCAGGGCATTGGGATCATTATAAAGATAATATGTATACCACAAAAATTGATGAGGAAGATTTTGCTATAAAGCCAATGAATTGCCCCGGAGGATTGTTGGTTTATAAATCGGTTCCCCATTCTTATAGAGAATTACCAATCAGAATGGGAGAATTGGGATTAGTTCACAGACATGAAAAATCAGGAGCATTACATGGACTTATGAGAGTGCGTTGTTTTACTCAGGATGACGCTCATATCTATATGACACAGGAACAGATAACAGACGAGATCAAAGGAGTTGTTCGTCTCATTGATGAAGTCTATAGTAAATTCGGTTTTAAATATCATGTCGAATTGTCTACAAAACCTGAAAACAGTATTGGCAGTGAAGCGGATTGGGAGATTGCGACATGTGGATTAAGAAAAGCACTCGATGAACTTCAGATGAATTATGTAGTAAATGAAGGCGATGGAGCATTCTATGGACCGAAGATTGATTTCCATCTTGAAGATTCAATAGGAAGAACCTGGCAGTGCGGAACAATACAATTGGATTTCCAATTGCCACAACGATTTGAAGCTGAATATATAGGTGCTGATGGCGAAAAGCATAGGCCAATTATGATACACAGAGTAGTATTCGGCTCTATTGAAAGATTTATCGGAATATTAATTGAACATTTTGCCGGAAAGTTCCCGGTATGGCTGGCACCGGTACAGATTAAAATCCTGCCTATTTCAGAAAAATTCAGTACCTATTCGAAAGAAGTATTGATGAAATTAAAGAAAGCCGATATCCGTTGTGAAATGGATGAACGTGATGAGAAGATAGGATACAAGATTCGGGAAGCACAGCTTGAAAAGGTTCCGTATATGCTTATACTTGGTGAAAAGGAAGCAGAAACAGGGATGCTTTCAGTAAGAAGCAGAGAGCAAGGTGATATTGGAATTATGAGTATAGAAAAGATTATTGATCTTATAAAAAGCGATAGATAA
- the rbr gene encoding rubrerythrin, translated as MEETKTSKNKYSGTQTEKNLMDAFAGESQARNKYTYFANIASREGYDQISELFLKTARNEQEHAKLWYEELGNLGSTSDNLLHAAEGENYEWTDMYDRFAKDAEAEGFPELAERFRRVAAIEKAHEERYRALLKNVEMQQVFEKGEDTMWECRVCGHLVMGKKAPEVCPVCKYSQSYFEVRKENY; from the coding sequence ATTGAAGAAACAAAAACATCTAAAAACAAATATTCTGGTACACAGACAGAAAAGAATTTGATGGATGCTTTCGCAGGCGAAAGTCAGGCCAGAAATAAATACACCTATTTTGCAAACATTGCCTCCAGAGAAGGGTATGACCAGATTTCTGAACTCTTCCTAAAAACGGCCCGTAACGAACAGGAACACGCAAAACTATGGTATGAAGAACTTGGAAATCTAGGTTCTACTTCTGATAATCTTTTACATGCGGCTGAAGGTGAAAACTATGAGTGGACCGATATGTACGACCGTTTTGCAAAAGATGCTGAGGCAGAAGGTTTCCCTGAACTTGCAGAGCGCTTCCGCAGAGTTGCCGCTATTGAGAAGGCTCATGAAGAAAGATACCGCGCCCTTCTTAAAAATGTAGAAATGCAGCAGGTCTTCGAAAAAGGGGAAGATACCATGTGGGAATGTCGCGTCTGCGGACATCTGGTAATGGGTAAAAAAGCTCCCGAAGTATGTCCGGTATGTAAATACTCCCAGAGTTACTTCGAAGTTAGAAAAGAAAACTATTAG